The DNA segment GTAGAAGCATTCATTGAGTTGCTGATTATCATACCCGCTAAGGGAATTATAAAGCGAGCTTCAAAAGTAATAATTCGCAGTAATAACATAAGCCCCAGAGTGAGAAGAGACCCGATAGTAATTGAGATAAAAGCTGTATAAAATGAACTCGGCGTTTTTTTAATACGCCCCGATACCGTATGAGCGCCGACCGATATCATTATCATAATGACAGCGAATATCAACCAGATATTTTCAAGATTGAAAATAAATTCTAAAGCATAGCCAACAGCCACTAATTGAACAAAAGACCGTAATGTCCCAAAAATCATTTCCTTTTGGACTGGTATTTTCCACCAGCGGCTAACTGCAATCGCAATTGCCACTAAAACCAAAGATAAAATGACTTCAGTATATCCGGCTTCAATCATTTTAATCCCTTGTTTTTATAATGATGGCCTATTTCAGTTTGCGGATTGTTTATTACATCTTCGCACGTTCCCCATTCAGCCAGTTTGCCTTCATCCAATAAAAGAGCTTCGCCGCCCATTCTAAGCGCTTGTTGGGGGTCATGAGTAACCATAATAACGGCTAATCTTTTATTGAGGGCGATATTTTTAATTAAGTTTTCAATCGCCGCCGTATTAGCCGGATCGAGGGCTGACGTTGGCTCATCTAATAACATGACTACTGGTTCTATCGTTAGAATTCTGGCTAAAGATACGCGCTGTTTTTCGCCGATTGAAAGATTTTCAACGTTGGATGTTAACAGTTTATCATCGATACGTGTATGCGCAGCCAGTTCGCTAATATTTTCTTCTGTTAATTTTGGATTTGCATATTTAAGATTATCATAGATTGTCCCCTGAAAAAGGTAGGGAACTTGAAATAAATAGCCAATTTTCTGGCGCAGTGAGCAGGGCGGGTATTCCCGATAATCTTTGCCATCAAATATTATCTGTCCGCCAGTAGGCTCATCAAGGCGGTTGAGAAGACGCAGCAGTGATGATTTCCCCGACCCGGAGGCGCCGATTATATTGTATATCGTAGACTTTTTAAATTCAAAAGAGAAATTATCGATTATTGATTTCGGCTGATTTTGGATATTGATAGTCCTGCATAGATTATTTACTTTTAGTATTGGGCTGGCTGAATTCAAGATAATTATTACCTTTCGTTGAATATGCTTTAACTGATAAGATAAA comes from the Candidatus Zixiibacteriota bacterium genome and includes:
- the fetB gene encoding iron export ABC transporter permease subunit FetB; translated protein: MIEAGYTEVILSLVLVAIAIAVSRWWKIPVQKEMIFGTLRSFVQLVAVGYALEFIFNLENIWLIFAVIMIMISVGAHTVSGRIKKTPSSFYTAFISITIGSLLTLGLMLLLRIITFEARFIIPLAGMIISNSMNASTLTINRIASDIKTNRLRIETALALGKTWREASKNFQQDAVIAGMTMILNFMKTAGIVALPGAMTGMILAGAEPLKAVLLQVIVGYMILSSVSISSVIALELTVRKFFTSSQQLKIEV
- a CDS encoding ATP-binding cassette domain-containing protein, translating into MNSASPILKVNNLCRTINIQNQPKSIIDNFSFEFKKSTIYNIIGASGSGKSSLLRLLNRLDEPTGGQIIFDGKDYREYPPCSLRQKIGYLFQVPYLFQGTIYDNLKYANPKLTEENISELAAHTRIDDKLLTSNVENLSIGEKQRVSLARILTIEPVVMLLDEPTSALDPANTAAIENLIKNIALNKRLAVIMVTHDPQQALRMGGEALLLDEGKLAEWGTCEDVINNPQTEIGHHYKNKGLK